A single window of Nocardia sp. NBC_01327 DNA harbors:
- the argS gene encoding arginine--tRNA ligase, whose protein sequence is MDRPRASCQARCIRKQLAGTEILNIRYPVSAKGSSDEWRKDHQMSAATVVPLRAYVATAVTGAIVRARPQLAGADPVVRRSDRADFQSNAALPLAKGIGVAPNRLAAEIIGALTDRGDAVVADVQASGPGFLNITVTGAAIWAQLAARLGDAQLGVGEPAHGQRIVIDYSAPNVAKEMHVGHLRTTIIGDCLARVFGFLGADVVRANHLGDWGTQFGMLIQFIDEHPEKHWHASDVGPESTVSALDGLYKAARARFDADSAFADRARTRVVALQAGDRETVARWGDIVAESEKAFGAIYDRLGVLLTPDDYAGESFYNPMLPAVTTELLDKGVAVHSDGAVVVLSTQVTGPDDSPAMLMVRKGDGGYGYDSTDLATIRYRITALHADRLLYVTDSRQALHFRLIFEAARRVGWLSDAIAVDHVAYGTILGPDGTPFKTRAGGTVRLMDLLDAAVAAARAVVAEKNPELPATELDTIAEQAGIGAVKYADLSTSRVKDYMFDAARMTAFNGNTGVYLQYAHARVCSILRKADEPGAVRIDTTATLEPAERALLFVLDEYAMILADVAETLEPHRLANYLYELARAFTTFYDTCPVLSVVEPVRSNRIAVCQLTVRTLAHGLELLGIAAPARM, encoded by the coding sequence GTGGACCGGCCACGCGCTTCTTGCCAGGCACGGTGTATCCGAAAACAGTTGGCGGGCACTGAGATACTGAACATTCGATATCCTGTCTCGGCGAAAGGATCATCAGATGAGTGGCGAAAGGATCATCAGATGAGTGCTGCCACTGTCGTGCCGCTGCGTGCATACGTTGCTACCGCTGTGACGGGGGCGATCGTGCGAGCTCGCCCACAGTTGGCGGGGGCGGACCCGGTGGTACGCCGATCGGATCGGGCCGACTTCCAATCCAACGCCGCCTTGCCGCTGGCGAAGGGGATCGGTGTGGCACCGAATCGACTGGCTGCGGAGATCATCGGCGCACTCACCGACCGGGGCGACGCCGTGGTCGCGGACGTACAGGCATCGGGGCCCGGGTTTCTCAATATCACTGTCACCGGCGCGGCGATCTGGGCACAGCTCGCCGCGCGCCTGGGTGATGCACAGCTCGGTGTGGGCGAGCCTGCGCACGGGCAGCGGATAGTCATCGACTACTCCGCGCCGAATGTGGCCAAGGAAATGCATGTCGGTCATCTGCGGACCACCATCATCGGTGATTGTCTGGCCCGCGTATTCGGATTCCTCGGTGCGGATGTGGTGCGCGCCAATCACCTTGGAGACTGGGGCACCCAGTTCGGGATGCTGATCCAATTCATTGACGAACATCCCGAAAAGCACTGGCACGCCAGCGATGTCGGTCCCGAATCGACGGTGTCGGCATTGGATGGTCTCTACAAGGCCGCCCGGGCCCGGTTCGATGCCGATTCCGCATTCGCCGATCGCGCTCGTACACGTGTGGTCGCCCTGCAGGCGGGTGATAGGGAGACGGTGGCGCGCTGGGGTGACATCGTCGCTGAGTCGGAGAAGGCGTTCGGCGCCATTTACGACCGGCTCGGTGTACTGCTCACCCCTGATGACTACGCCGGTGAGTCGTTCTACAACCCTATGCTGCCGGCTGTCACCACCGAACTGCTCGACAAAGGGGTCGCGGTTCACAGTGATGGCGCGGTGGTGGTGCTTTCCACGCAAGTCACCGGTCCCGACGATTCCCCCGCAATGCTCATGGTCCGCAAGGGCGATGGTGGCTACGGCTATGACAGCACCGATCTGGCGACCATCCGATACCGGATCACGGCCTTGCACGCCGATCGTCTGCTGTATGTCACCGATTCGAGGCAGGCGCTGCATTTTCGGCTGATCTTCGAAGCTGCCCGGCGCGTCGGCTGGCTGAGCGACGCGATCGCTGTCGATCACGTCGCTTACGGCACGATCCTCGGCCCGGATGGCACGCCATTCAAAACCCGCGCCGGGGGCACGGTGCGTTTGATGGACCTGCTCGACGCCGCGGTCGCTGCCGCGCGGGCGGTCGTGGCCGAGAAGAACCCCGAGCTGCCCGCCACCGAACTCGATACCATCGCCGAACAGGCTGGCATCGGCGCGGTCAAGTACGCGGACCTGTCCACCAGCCGCGTCAAGGACTACATGTTCGATGCCGCCCGGATGACCGCGTTCAATGGGAACACCGGGGTCTACCTGCAGTATGCGCACGCCCGGGTCTGCTCGATCCTGCGCAAGGCGGACGAGCCCGGTGCTGTTCGGATCGATACCACCGCCACGCTCGAACCGGCCGAGCGGGCGCTGTTGTTCGTCCTCGACGAGTACGCGATGATTCTGGCCGATGTAGCTGAGACACTCGAACCGCACCGCCTCGCAAACTATCTCTACGAGCTCGCACGAGCGTTTACCACCTTCTACGACACCTGCCCCGTCCTGAGCGTCGTAGAGCCTGTCCGGAGTAACCGGATCGCGGTGTGCCAGTTAACGGTTCGCACCCTCGCACACGGACTCGAACTGCTCGGTATCGCGGCGCCGGCACGCATGTGA